The Agelaius phoeniceus isolate bAgePho1 chromosome 2, bAgePho1.hap1, whole genome shotgun sequence region aaattatttacatTCCCAGGGAAAACAAGATGCACCCAAATACTAAACTTCTCAGATTGACAAGtctatgaaaagaaaataaaataaaccccagGGCaacatactttttaaaaatatactgaATATGGCTGAGTCAGGCTATGGTAATGTACCTATAGGGGACATCTTGGCCGCCTGTGACTTAATTCTCCTCTCCTGAAATCTCATATGGGCCCTAAAAACTGGTGAGAACTATGTCCAGACTAGACTGTTTCCACAGCAGCCAGTTCTAAATTTGTcccaaaagcaaagaaaatggaTCTTTTGCAGtataaaaaaaatggaaagacaAGAGaagttttttttggttgggttttgttttgacaGGGTTATAAAAAGATCCACTTTGGAACTAAACTAAACATGGAAAGAATCAAAAAGCCTGGTGGGAAACACACAGGAAAACTGCAATTTGAACACTAATAGGCTGCTTTATGGTTTAGCATAGGAATAATTTTCATTAGAAACTTTTCTATAATACAGAATATTCTAAATTACTAAAATACAAatgttatatttatatttgaatACTTACTCTATTTTCTGTCTTATTGTTTGAGCTTCTCCCAGCCATGACACTACCTGACAGATTAACAAACAGATCCAAGAGTTAACAACTCTAGCAAACATTTGTAGTAAGGTGGTATTCCAGAGGAATGACAGCAATTCCACTGAACCAAGCAATGACAATTATGTGACAGCTTCTTCACACTTCTGACAGCACAGCTCATTCTCAACAGTCCTGCTACTATTCTGTTCCAAATGGGCACTAATTGTGGTGTAGCTAAATTtatgcagaagaaaaaagtcCAACATTCTCTctctaaaaattaaataatgaaCATAACATGCTTCACCATATTCTGGGAAAGAAAGAACTgttgtatttaaaataaatgccaCTGTTAAAAGCTTTGCTGATtctaaaactttatttttatttctagcaAAGAAAAGTTTATTTCTAGCACAAGTCTTAAGACTTACAATACATATATTGCAGCTTTGCACTCCACTTATGTTGGAATATAATTTACACCCTTCAAGCATTTTTCCATGTAAGTTCAATAATATTAgattttgaaataattaaaagtaGATTTGGACATATAATGCTAATGTTTCATAGCTGTATTTAAGATCTTATACTTCGTACTCATTTTGTCATTCCTTACATCAAAAAAATGTTACTGACTTACCCTTCTGTCTTGCTGCATTGCCCTTAGGTTTCTTGGTTTCCTTTACTATCTGCTCAAACTCATTTGCAATCTGAAATGTGTATGAAGAGATGCAAGCAATGTATCATTTTAAACTTCTTAAAATTATTGCATATACAATTTGTTAAAAATAGACTCACTATACAAGTGCACTGTTCCAGCTAACAATATCTATTTTTATCAGCATCAGgccattttaattttcagaagaGACACTTTTAAAAACTCAGGTTTTCTGGTAAGTCTACAACTGTATGTATTTTAGAGTAGGACTTACACAACACTATGTTTTATAGTTATACACTAACAAACTAGAAATGAAAAGGATTTATTATCTAAAATGTAGATAGTATTGCTGAAATCTAGAGACAAAGAATACACCGTACCTCAGAAGGCAAACAATTTTTCACAAGTTTGGTTAGGCAGCCTCTTGCAAGAATAGTACTGGCTGATGGACGATTCTGGGGATTTCTCTTGAACATCTGTTTTATTAAGTAATGAAGCTCATAGGAATACTGAGATGGAAGTGGATCATAGGACCCTTTGCATATCTTGAGGATGAGATGTTTCCAGCTGTTGGCTtgaaactgcattttaaataaattaatattagaGTACAGTGTTTAAGCATAAGGTAAAAAGTAGCTGTCATAATTTAAGATAACTTCTACAACTGAAAAGCAGATAGGAATTAGTCCTATAAATTTATGATTGTTTGAATTTTATTTGTATAGAAATCAAATTAATCAATTCATATACTTGAGATCAGACACGAACTGCAAGTGTGAAACAGTAAGGTCAAAAATATGAAgactttgattaaaaaaaattcgtCAAAAGTAGCCTGTAAAAGCACAAACATCCTCTTGCAAATCTAATGTCTGAGAACTTCTAGCTGCCATGCAGGAAGTTTCCTTGGATTACACCTCTCTGGCTTGGCTGCAGGGTGCCAAGCACCCATGGTGTGTCATCTTTTGTATGACCTCTCATAGATTATGCAAGAACATACATGACCATCACATCAAACCAGACACACAACTTTTCAACACTGCTAATAAGGGAAGAATACTGCCCTCCTTGGaaccccagctctgagctctgcctcaaTAGCCCTGATACTGCCAAAGACTTGCCACAGATCTACTTAGGCTAACACAACCCTATGCACAGGCTCCCTTATCACTCAGTCACATCAGTGTAAGTTTCCACACTCTTGCACAGccagcacctgcagctgtgGAGAACTGCATACACAGGTTTTTTTTGCTGATACACAGGATGTgaacaatgctctcaggcataGGTGTCGTTCTTGGGCCTGTCCTCTGCAGGGTCAGGTGCTGGggctttgatgatccttgtgggtcctttccaacttaGAATATTCTGTAGTTCTCTGATTTCAAGATACAGTATTAGCTCAATGAAAGGAAACTGCTGCTTATAAAAAACTAAGACAAAATGACCCTCAATTAGGATCTCATTTTGCTGCAAAACAAACATAAGAACATAAGAACATAAGAACATAAGGGTTCTTATTTTACCTATGAGTCTGTATAGAGAAGCCAGAGGATGTTAACACATACGAAACACAGCAACAACACTGTAAAAGACAGTGTCCCAGAAATGACAGAAAGACTGAATTATTGATCAAGGTCCCCACTGTTCCAAGAGGAAAATGGTGCTTGGACAGTGATTTGTTTGATTTGAAGAACAGGCATAGGTGTATCACTGATGCAAGCAATACAAAATGCCTACTGCTTACTACATTTTGCTGTACTTGCacacaatatatttttattagcaAAGATTTTGAGTGTCTTTGTCACTGTGTCCTGGGATTATCTTGATCCTGTAAAATGTAATGCTCCTGAAACTGCAGGTATCTGGAaccagcctggcagctgctggattGAATATGTCCAGATCACCCCACTAATATTGAGGAAAAttaaccaaattaaaaaaaacaattgTTTTCTAACAAATTTGAAAATAGAGTCTTCTACAGAATGGTCCAGTAGGTCCCAAGAACTGCTGAAACAGCAGCATATAGTGGAGGAGGCATAGGAAGGGTGGAGCAATACTTCCCTCTTTTGGAAGCAGCAGCAAGCACTTCAGTCAACTCTATTGTACAGCTAACTGCTTATTAAGTTTCAAGGAATTCCAAAACTTTTCTCATGGCAATCAAGCTGTACTTACCGGGTGTTTTAGAGTGCACAGCTCATAGAGAATACACCCCAGAGACCATATATCACTGTAGATATAGAGAGAGATGAAAAATTTTCAGCCAGAAATTGCAATCTAGTGTCTTGTTTAAAAGCATGAGATTTAATCTGTGTACATAACTGAGCTAAATaagctaaaaataaatgtaagtaACCATAAAAGACAATATAATTTTGCGTTTAACCTCTCCTGTGGAAATGTTCTTCCTTATTTTATCCTAACCTGATGTAAAAGAAGATGACTGCCATACAGTGGTAGTTGGCTTTTTATTCCTAGGATGTCTTTCAAGTAATTTGCTCCAACAATATTTATCCTTCTGCACTTGAAAGCCTTTGCATTCTATGGCCCTTAACATCAAATGGCAGCCACATAATCCTAATTCTGAGAGCTGGAATACTGGCCCTGCCCAAATGAATTCTCTTACTGAGAAAAAACTCCATTATTTTCTACCAAAAGTGAGTACTGCCATTTGCACAAGAAGCAACTGAAGCCTTTCTTGCAAGAAGAAACAACTCGAACTGTAGAAGGTTTCTTACCTCCCCTGGGAAATCAATCACAGTTCTTGCATAAGGACCAGAATAACTGGGCTCTCTAAGTAATCCATTCTGTGCCATTATCCTTACATTATCAAGACTGGCATGAAGAGGTTAAAAATCATCCATCAGCCATCATCCAAACAAccatcccccaaaaaataaGATCAGCAAAAAGATACCAACACATACTTATGTTTGTGGATATGTACACACTTAAAACATACACACAAGTATGTATGTATTTACTCTCCCAAATAAACAGAGGTCTGCACACTGACTTTCAGACTTCTAGGACTAAAGATACTGTGCTCTCAGCTACCTAAGAAAAGAGGAATTTATGCACtataatcttaaaaaaattgtaaatacCTCTTTGTAAATTTCCTTCGTCTCAGTATCTTCTCTGAAACAAATATGGATAAGACATATAGCCAGATTGAGatagcaagaaaaaaaacccatccatTATTTGTGACCACTGAAAAAAACAGTACCTTTTGTTGTTGTATGGCAGACTTTCCCATATTTCTGGAGGTACATAATAGGGAGTTCCCACATAGGTGCAAGCGTATGACATTGGACTATGAAACGACAAAGAGGAAATGCCAGGTGAGAAGTAATGATTTATGAACTCTGTACTGTTTGTCAATGGTAAAATAAAGCTTGACACCACTGAGATCAGTTGGGATGTCCACATACTGTGCAAGAAGGCGTGCAGATCCAAAATCTCCCAACTTGACTTTTCCGCTTTGAGTGAGGAAGACATTCTGCatttcaagagcaaagattAACATACTTAAATATTCTTCTATGAATCATCTCTGCAGTTTGGATatacagaaaatacagcaaTACCCACTTCTGATATTTTGTCTCCGTATTTCTTTTCACTTGCTTCTCCTAATACTTCTACCAAAACAGAAAGGTTTTGTGGGCCTAAGGCCTCAGCATCAGTAGCAGAGGAAGAACTGAACTTAGAATTGTCTTAATCTCTATGCTATactcaaaccaagggtccactTTCTTCTGAATTTCCCTCTTTCTGACAAGGaagagcaaaaaagaaaaaattgtgaGGCAAGATATTTGCAAACTGCATAATCCATACACTTTTTTATAGTTTTGTAATTCTTTTAAGTTATATGCAGTGTCACAAGCAATTGGTGCTATCAGCAGTGTGGATATGAAGAATACAGCTATACTGAGATGATGTTTACATCCACAGTATTACACCACGCCATGCACTCAACAATTTCATTTATATTATATACTTAGGCCtaaataaaaaccacagaacttAGCAGTCATGGGAAATTACAAAAGAGAGGGTTTAACTTTTGCATGCAGGAGAGTTTATTAATGGCAACAAAACTTGCTCTGTTCACCTTGGATTTTatatccctgtgcagcacacgTTTATCATGGATGTGCTTCACAGCCAGGCACATCTGCACAAACCAGTGAAGGATCTGAAAAAGAGTAGCCAAGAGTTATAACACCTCAGTGCTCAATATAATGAATACTTTACTAATAGatttaaaaacattaagaaaggaaaagcatATTCAGAACATTTGGGTGTAAAAAGTAACCCCAGCATAACAGCCTCCAACCAGCATGAAAGACTGAGTTCTTTAAAACAGATTATATTTTAACATTGCAGAAGGAATGTTTACTACCTGTGTCCAAAAAGCTCTAATAATACATAGCAATAATGAAGCTGGGAATCACTACCTGGAGCTTTAGCTCATGGtcattttaaaacaagttaACTAAAGTTACAGAGTAAATTGGCAAATagataaaaaccccaaagcaccaaattacaaacaaaaccaaaactcacATGGAAATAATGTACagtttctaaaagaaaatgTGCTCCTTTCCAAGTACAAAAGAAAACTCTTAAAGGTCatagaaaatataaatgttCAATTAGTTGAGGTTTCTGGTCCTTTCATTTTGATGAAGGTGATGCTCCTAACTGTAGCAGGAAGTAGCTTCTATTCACTACAATGCCCCTTTGAACCTTCTCCTAAGTAATTTTATAGCTGCTCAGGTAAAAGGAGTTAGCACATACTGAATGGTTTAAACTAAATGGTTTAATTGCTACATAAAAAGCAGGCATTTATTCTCCTGGTTAGCTTTATTTATCTTACCAGAGTTGTTTGTTCACTTCCCGTTGGCAGTGCTCTTACTATGCTTTAAATCCTACCTGAACCGTTGTGTAAAATTCCTACTTAATTGCATACAAACCTGACTGGTTTTCACACAATGTGAACAATTTTCAGATACATGtagcaatttctttttttattcatttcagTCCAATTCTTGTCCTGATCTGCTGGAAACTATAAAAGAATTAATTCCCCAATTCTATCTGTAAGTGACTTTGTTTCATCAAGATGTTAGCATATTTCTAATTTGGTTTATGCAGCATCCTACTGTTTACATGGAAAAGGATTCCCAGCCTCCTTGGTTCAAAACAATGTCTTTTCTTACCGTGCCTTCAGGGAACAAATTTCCTCCTTGGTGTTTAATCTTTTGCATTAGATCTCCATCATCACAATATTCCATCACTATATACAGATGTCCATCAGCTAAATTTTTGGTAATTTAAGAATAATTAGTATTTTCATTAGCAGGATATGTATTGATTATTTACTACATGTAATACTTTTTACTGGAAAGCTCTAACTGCATGCTATGTGTTATGTTacaataaatatgtattttgttTATAATACACactataaacaaaaaaaaagaaagtaatctCAATCCCTGAGGAGTATGCAACTTCAAACAAATGAaggaatttaaattttttatacTTACCTTCAAATGATTCTTTAAAGGCAACAATATTTGGATGTTTCATTTTAGCCAAAAGAACAGCTTCCTTCCTAGAATTCTCTACACCAGATGAAGACTGAAAATATAAACATACTTACTATAAATTTCACACTAACAAATGTTCAAGTATACACATAAAGTGCCTCActttccaaagaaaaatattttaaagaattgATATTCAGTTATTTCAAGTCATTTAGAAAGTTTAAAAGCTCCATCTTTTTAATCTATGGTTTAT contains the following coding sequences:
- the NEK3 gene encoding serine/threonine-protein kinase Nek3 isoform X2 translates to MEGYNVLKVLGEGSFGRALLVHHRISDQKYVMKEIRLPMSSSGVENSRKEAVLLAKMKHPNIVAFKESFEADGHLYIVMEYCDDGDLMQKIKHQGGNLFPEGTILHWFVQMCLAVKHIHDKRVLHRDIKSKNVFLTQSGKVKLGDFGSARLLAHPMSYACTYVGTPYYVPPEIWESLPYNNKSDIWSLGCILYELCTLKHPFQANSWKHLILKICKGSYDPLPSQYSYELHYLIKQMFKRNPQNRPSASTILARGCLTKLVKNCLPSEIANEFEQIVKETKKPKGNAARQKGSVMAGRSSNNKTENRQRKDESSKHSPLERKNAEGLSEDTREQRKSYQEGSTDLSHAHRRQWEKRISNTVLDVLENASLLSSSFTPEETESGGVINYSENRPRKQWNKEPPQTLMDMLSNADVSLAFKTYTIYTPASENILRGPLSDESKVSDEVDGEHEAFVIDSERLEPRSDDDDTDFEEDEPDWVSELQTVLKQSD
- the NEK3 gene encoding serine/threonine-protein kinase Nek3 isoform X1, whose translation is MEGYNVLKVLGEGSFGRALLVHHRISDQKYVMKEIRLPMSSSGVENSRKEAVLLAKMKHPNIVAFKESFEADGHLYIVMEYCDDGDLMQKIKHQGGNLFPEGTILHWFVQMCLAVKHIHDKRVLHRDIKSKNVFLTQSGKVKLGDFGSARLLAHPMSYACTYVGTPYYVPPEIWESLPYNNKSDIWSLGCILYELCTLKHPFQANSWKHLILKICKGSYDPLPSQYSYELHYLIKQMFKRNPQNRPSASTILARGCLTKLVKNCLPSEIANEFEQIVKETKKPKGNAARQKGSVMAGRSSNNKTENRQRKDESSKHSPLERKNAEGLSEDTREQRKSYQEASAVLPGSTDLSHAHRRQWEKRISNTVLDVLENASLLSSSFTPEETESGGVINYSENRPRKQWNKEPPQTLMDMLSNADVSLAFKTYTIYTPASENILRGPLSDESKVSDEVDGEHEAFVIDSERLEPRSDDDDTDFEEDEPDWVSELQTVLKQSD
- the NEK3 gene encoding serine/threonine-protein kinase Nek3 isoform X3 → MEGYNVLKVLGEGSFGRALLVHHRISDQKYVMKEIRLPMSSSGVENSRKEAVLLAKMKHPNIVAFKESFEADGHLYIVMEYCDDGDLMQKIKHQGGNLFPEGTILHWFVQMCLAVKHIHDKRVLHRDIKSKNVFLTQSGKVKLGDFGSARLLAHPMSYACTYVGTPYYVPPEIWESLPYNNKSDIWSLGCILYELCTLKHPFQANSWKHLILKICKGSYDPLPSQYSYELHYLIKQMFKRNPQNRPSASTILARGCLTKLVKNCLPSEIANEFEQIVKETKKPKGNAARQKGSVMAGRSSNNKTENRQRKDESSKHSPLERKNAEGLSEDTREQRKSYQEASAVLPGSTDLSHAHRRQWEKRISNTVLDVLENASLLSSSFTPEETENLQSHHISLLRHCLLTPLSQFLWAPWPQGGSTVSSLFSERTVL
- the NEK3 gene encoding serine/threonine-protein kinase Nek3 isoform X4, with the translated sequence MEGYNVLKVLGEGSFGRALLVHHRISDQKYVMKEIRLPMSSSGVENSRKEAVLLAKMKHPNIVAFKESFEADGHLYIVMEYCDDGDLMQKIKHQGGNLFPEGTILHWFVQMCLAVKHIHDKRVLHRDIKSKNVFLTQSGKVKLGDFGSARLLAHPMSYACTYVGTPYYVPPEIWESLPYNNKSDIWSLGCILYELCTLKHPFQANSWKHLILKICKGSYDPLPSQYSYELHYLIKQMFKRNPQNRPSASTILARGCLTKLVKNCLPSEIANEFEQIVKETKKPKGNAARQKGSVMAGRSSNNKTENRQRKDESSKHSPLERKNAEGLSEDTREQRKSYQEGSTDLSHAHRRQWEKRISNTVLDVLENASLLSSSFTPEETENLQSHHISLLRHCLLTPLSQFLWAPWPQGGSTVSSLFSERTVL